In Agrobacterium sp. RAC06, a single window of DNA contains:
- a CDS encoding AMP nucleosidase, with protein MNTRILSPAPQNSISPEPFAPQVFTDATAAVDALTALYERNTNFLIEAFSSLAKGGPIEGRYRAFYPQVSIETTSFGHVDSRLSYGHVTSPGIYTTTITRPQLFRHYLKEQLALLMRNHQVPITVSESATPIPLHFAFAEGAHVEASAGGLVDMQLRDIFDTPDLTVTDDEIANGEYEPLPGEPHPLAPFTAQRIDYSLARLSHYTATSASHFQNFVLFTNYQFYVDEFCAYARKLMADGNSDYTAFVEPGNILTPSGHSEPIEGVALGRLPQMPAYHLKKKGHGGITVVNIGVGPSNAKTITDHIAVLRPHAWLMLGHCAGLRNSQRLGDYVLAHAYMREDHVLDDDLPVWVPIPALSEVQLALEDAVEEITGYEGFELKRIMRTGTVATIDNRNWELRDQRGPVKRLSQARAIALDMESATIAANGFRFRVPYGTLLCVSDKPLHGELKLPGMATAFYKTQVSQHLQIGIRALEKLGAMPTEKLHSRKLRSFFETAFQ; from the coding sequence ATGAACACACGAATCCTGTCCCCAGCACCCCAGAACTCCATCAGCCCCGAGCCCTTTGCGCCTCAGGTCTTCACAGATGCGACGGCGGCCGTCGACGCGCTGACGGCGCTTTACGAGCGCAATACAAATTTCCTGATCGAGGCCTTTTCGTCTCTGGCCAAGGGCGGTCCGATCGAGGGTCGATATCGCGCCTTCTACCCTCAGGTCAGCATAGAGACGACGAGCTTCGGCCATGTCGACAGCCGTCTCTCCTACGGACACGTTACCTCGCCCGGCATCTACACCACGACGATCACACGACCGCAGCTCTTCCGGCATTATCTGAAGGAACAGCTGGCGCTTCTGATGCGCAATCATCAGGTGCCGATTACGGTGTCTGAATCAGCAACCCCCATTCCGCTGCATTTTGCCTTTGCGGAAGGCGCCCATGTCGAGGCGTCTGCCGGCGGCCTCGTCGACATGCAGCTGCGCGACATCTTCGATACGCCTGATCTCACTGTTACCGATGACGAGATCGCCAATGGCGAATACGAGCCCTTGCCCGGCGAACCGCATCCGCTGGCCCCGTTTACGGCACAGCGCATCGATTATTCGCTAGCGCGCCTGTCGCATTATACCGCGACGAGCGCATCGCATTTCCAGAACTTCGTGCTGTTCACGAACTACCAATTCTATGTGGACGAGTTCTGCGCCTATGCCCGCAAGCTGATGGCGGACGGAAACAGCGACTACACGGCCTTCGTCGAGCCCGGCAACATTCTCACCCCTTCGGGCCATTCCGAACCGATCGAAGGTGTCGCCCTTGGACGCCTGCCGCAGATGCCGGCCTATCATCTGAAAAAGAAGGGGCACGGCGGCATCACGGTCGTCAATATCGGCGTCGGTCCTTCCAATGCCAAGACAATCACCGACCATATCGCAGTACTACGGCCGCATGCCTGGCTGATGCTCGGCCATTGCGCCGGACTTCGCAACAGCCAGCGGCTCGGCGACTACGTGCTCGCGCATGCCTATATGCGCGAGGACCACGTGCTCGACGACGATCTGCCGGTCTGGGTGCCGATCCCCGCTCTGTCAGAAGTGCAGCTGGCGCTGGAAGATGCGGTCGAGGAGATCACCGGCTATGAGGGCTTCGAGCTGAAGCGCATCATGCGCACAGGCACGGTCGCCACGATCGACAACCGCAACTGGGAACTGCGCGACCAGCGCGGCCCGGTAAAGCGGCTGTCCCAGGCACGCGCCATCGCACTCGACATGGAATCGGCCACCATCGCCGCCAACGGCTTCCGCTTCCGCGTGCCCTACGGCACGCTGCTCTGTGTGTCCGACAAGCCGCTGCATGGCGAGCTGAAACTGCCGGGCATGGCGACGGCCTTCTACAAGACCCAGGTCAGCCAGCATCTGCAGATCGGCATCCGGGCGCTGGAAAAGCTCGGCGCCATGCCGACCGAGAAGCTGCATTCCCGCAAGCTCAGAAGCTTCTTCGAGACGGCATTCCAGTAA
- a CDS encoding GNAT family N-acetyltransferase, giving the protein MVQLQTANLTLAPCRSSDAADFIALERDPDVMRFLNGGAVDHQKIDPEQAPFLMPRGTEPYVWTARMTTDGAFVGWFCLFPETEMIAEIGYRLRRACWGQGLAPEGASALVTWGFTSGGYEKIVATTMAVNQGSRRVMEKIGMKHTRTEFADFADPIPGSEHGDVWYELTRGEFLAR; this is encoded by the coding sequence ATGGTACAATTGCAGACGGCGAACCTGACGCTCGCTCCTTGTCGCTCGAGTGACGCTGCCGATTTCATCGCGCTGGAACGCGACCCGGACGTGATGCGCTTTCTGAACGGCGGCGCGGTCGATCACCAGAAGATCGATCCGGAGCAAGCGCCGTTCCTGATGCCGAGAGGCACGGAACCCTATGTGTGGACTGCACGCATGACGACCGACGGCGCGTTTGTCGGATGGTTCTGTCTGTTTCCGGAAACGGAGATGATCGCCGAGATCGGCTATCGCCTGCGCCGAGCGTGCTGGGGCCAGGGACTGGCGCCGGAAGGAGCCTCGGCGCTTGTCACATGGGGCTTCACCAGCGGTGGCTACGAAAAAATCGTGGCAACCACGATGGCCGTGAACCAGGGTTCGCGACGGGTGATGGAAAAAATCGGCATGAAACACACGCGCACGGAGTTTGCCGATTTTGCCGATCCCATCCCGGGTTCCGAACACGGCGATGTCTGGTACGAACTGACGCGCGGCGAATTTCTGGCGCGCTGA
- a CDS encoding OsmC family protein, producing MSEKRHEYQVTVTWQGNAGTGTSGYRDYGRDHLISAEGKPDILGSADPAFRGDPKRWNPEDLFLASLSACHKLWYLHFCAVSGVIVIAYEDHAEGVMEMDANGTGRFTDVVLRPTVTIKRGTFPELALDLHGDAHEKCFIANSVNFPVRCEAKIVEA from the coding sequence ATGAGCGAGAAGCGGCACGAATACCAAGTCACGGTCACCTGGCAGGGCAATGCCGGCACAGGCACCTCCGGCTACCGCGACTATGGACGTGATCATCTGATCTCGGCGGAAGGCAAGCCGGATATTCTCGGCTCCGCCGATCCGGCCTTTCGCGGCGATCCCAAGCGCTGGAACCCGGAAGATCTCTTTCTCGCCTCGCTGTCGGCCTGCCACAAGCTTTGGTATCTGCACTTCTGCGCCGTCTCCGGCGTCATTGTGATCGCTTATGAAGACCATGCCGAAGGTGTCATGGAAATGGATGCCAATGGTACGGGGCGCTTTACCGATGTCGTGCTTCGCCCCACCGTTACCATCAAGCGTGGCACCTTTCCGGAACTCGCGCTGGACCTTCATGGCGACGCGCACGAGAAGTGTTTCATTGCCAATTCGGTGAATTTCCCTGTGCGCTGCGAGGCGAAGATCGTCGAGGCGTGA
- a CDS encoding PadR family transcriptional regulator translates to MRHSQSGRGECGNPFHAFRQAMHAMRNGGPQGGPFGGPRGRGERRRMFDGGELRLVLLKLVEDQPRHGYDLIREIESLSGGAYAPSPGVVYPTMTLLLDMGLAEEHESDGPRKVMTITEAGRTHLAERADEVATAMGRLTALAKVSERTDAAPVRRAMHNLKQALHDCLSRETTTRETQLEVARILDEAVGKIERL, encoded by the coding sequence ATGAGACATTCCCAGAGCGGCCGCGGCGAATGCGGCAATCCCTTCCACGCCTTTCGCCAGGCGATGCATGCTATGCGCAATGGCGGCCCCCAGGGCGGGCCTTTCGGCGGCCCCAGAGGGCGTGGCGAACGCCGCCGTATGTTCGACGGCGGCGAGCTGCGCCTCGTTCTCTTGAAGCTGGTCGAGGACCAGCCGCGTCACGGCTATGACCTGATCCGCGAGATCGAGAGCCTGTCGGGCGGTGCCTATGCCCCTTCGCCCGGCGTCGTCTATCCGACCATGACGCTGCTTCTCGACATGGGGCTCGCGGAAGAGCATGAGAGCGACGGCCCGCGCAAGGTGATGACCATCACCGAAGCCGGCCGGACACATCTCGCAGAGCGGGCCGACGAGGTCGCGACCGCGATGGGACGCCTGACGGCCCTTGCAAAAGTCAGCGAAAGAACCGATGCAGCCCCGGTGCGTCGCGCCATGCACAACCTGAAGCAGGCCCTGCACGACTGTCTGTCGCGCGAAACGACCACGCGCGAGACGCAATTGGAGGTCGCCCGCATTCTGGACGAGGCGGTCGGCAAGATCGAAAGGCTTTGA
- a CDS encoding DUF2218 domain-containing protein has product MATTTTTVSTENGWKYLQQLCKHWSHKLEVELDEQNHKAVVKFPEATASMHSDASSLTVTIETEDAGKLETYQGVVASHLDRFAFREAPLPFDWKAA; this is encoded by the coding sequence ATGGCAACAACGACGACAACCGTTTCCACCGAAAACGGCTGGAAATATCTGCAGCAGCTCTGCAAGCACTGGTCCCACAAGCTCGAGGTCGAGCTCGACGAGCAGAACCACAAGGCCGTGGTGAAGTTTCCCGAGGCAACAGCATCCATGCACAGCGATGCATCGAGCCTGACGGTCACGATCGAGACCGAAGATGCCGGAAAGCTCGAAACCTATCAGGGCGTGGTGGCCAGCCACCTTGACCGCTTCGCCTTCCGCGAGGCCCCCCTGCCCTTCGACTGGAAAGCGGCTTAA
- a CDS encoding TMEM43 family protein, protein MGAIFGFILVIVAIVALLWNEGRSVATYESLVEGQSIVVSTDAARIDPALDGKLVHIESGVVPEADVVDPDTGISASGVIGLARKVEMYQWVEEKSSKTEKKLGGGEETVTTYTYSREWSGDAQDSSKFQESAGHENPEFWLPSTETLVETAKLGAFSVEGSQIASAGTRQALPITAETAAEASEALGYPGEGRAVTQALYFGADEKAPEVGDTRIRFEKIVLPEVSVVAMQRGDRLAEYTTENGYTLFLLAAGRETSDKMFADSQTENVILTWVIRAAGILGLFVGFALILRIFSVIGDVIPFVGTLIGFGTGLISFVLAIAVGVTVIAIGWFAVRPLLSIGLIVGVVAIIWAYSRYVRKQTAQPAA, encoded by the coding sequence ATGGGGGCCATATTCGGCTTCATTCTCGTCATCGTGGCAATCGTCGCGCTGCTCTGGAACGAAGGGCGATCGGTCGCGACGTATGAGTCGCTGGTGGAAGGCCAGTCGATCGTCGTCAGCACCGATGCAGCGCGGATAGACCCTGCGCTCGATGGCAAGCTGGTGCATATCGAAAGCGGCGTGGTTCCGGAGGCTGACGTCGTCGACCCGGACACGGGAATCAGCGCGAGCGGCGTGATTGGCCTGGCTCGCAAGGTCGAGATGTATCAGTGGGTCGAGGAAAAAAGCAGTAAGACCGAGAAGAAGCTGGGCGGCGGCGAAGAAACCGTGACCACCTACACCTATTCCAGGGAATGGAGTGGGGATGCGCAGGACTCCTCGAAATTCCAGGAATCTGCGGGGCATGAGAACCCCGAATTCTGGCTGCCGTCGACGGAAACGCTGGTGGAGACGGCGAAACTGGGTGCCTTCAGTGTGGAAGGCTCGCAGATTGCCTCGGCTGGCACGCGGCAAGCCTTGCCGATCACCGCTGAAACGGCAGCCGAGGCTTCCGAAGCCCTCGGCTATCCCGGCGAAGGCCGTGCCGTCACGCAGGCGCTTTATTTCGGCGCCGATGAGAAGGCGCCGGAGGTCGGGGACACCCGGATCCGCTTCGAGAAGATCGTGCTGCCCGAAGTCAGCGTCGTGGCCATGCAGCGTGGCGATCGCCTGGCCGAATACACCACGGAAAATGGCTACACGCTCTTCCTGCTCGCCGCTGGCCGCGAAACCTCGGACAAGATGTTCGCCGACAGCCAGACCGAAAACGTCATTCTGACCTGGGTTATCAGGGCAGCGGGGATCCTGGGTTTGTTCGTCGGCTTTGCCCTGATCCTGCGGATCTTCAGCGTGATCGGTGACGTCATTCCGTTCGTAGGCACCCTGATCGGCTTCGGGACGGGTCTGATTTCGTTCGTCCTGGCGATCGCGGTCGGCGTAACGGTCATTGCGATCGGCTGGTTCGCCGTCAGGCCGCTGCTGTCGATCGGGCTGATCGTGGGCGTGGTCGCAATTATCTGGGCCTATTCCAGGTATGTCCGCAAACAGACGGCCCAGCCTGCAGCGTGA
- a CDS encoding SDR family NAD(P)-dependent oxidoreductase, whose protein sequence is MTALTIPDLSGKAVLITGASSGIGEALARGFAAQGALVGLHYNSNAEAAHAIARDIEAAGGSVVLVKADAASSEAMAEAVEHVAKTFGRLDGVINNAGSMIARVLYEEMTDAHYDKVMDVNARSVIATTQAAVPYLKREGGFVINTTSVAARTGGTAGSGVYGSSKAFVGAVTKGMALEFGKYNIRVNAVAPGVITTPFQDKYALPGQLDQVAAAVPLKRTGTPEDCVGAYLFLASPMLSGYITGQTIDINGGQFMP, encoded by the coding sequence ATGACCGCACTCACCATCCCCGACCTTTCTGGCAAGGCCGTGCTGATCACCGGCGCATCGAGCGGCATCGGCGAGGCCCTGGCACGCGGCTTTGCCGCACAAGGCGCCCTGGTCGGCCTGCACTACAATTCGAATGCGGAAGCGGCGCATGCCATCGCCCGCGACATAGAAGCCGCCGGTGGCAGCGTCGTACTGGTGAAAGCCGATGCGGCGTCATCGGAGGCCATGGCCGAGGCCGTCGAGCATGTCGCCAAGACCTTCGGTCGGCTCGATGGTGTCATCAACAATGCCGGCAGCATGATCGCCCGCGTGCTCTATGAAGAGATGACGGACGCTCATTACGACAAGGTGATGGACGTGAACGCCCGCTCGGTGATCGCTACGACACAGGCCGCCGTGCCGTATCTGAAGCGTGAGGGCGGCTTCGTCATCAATACGACGTCGGTGGCCGCTCGCACGGGCGGCACCGCAGGCTCCGGCGTCTACGGTTCCTCGAAAGCCTTTGTCGGCGCAGTCACCAAGGGCATGGCGCTGGAATTCGGCAAATACAATATCCGCGTCAACGCGGTGGCACCCGGCGTCATCACCACCCCATTCCAGGACAAATATGCCCTGCCCGGCCAACTCGATCAGGTGGCAGCCGCCGTGCCCTTGAAGCGCACCGGCACACCGGAGGACTGCGTCGGCGCCTATCTCTTCCTCGCCTCGCCGATGCTCTCCGGCTACATCACCGGACAGACGATCGACATCAATGGCGGGCAATTCATGCCGTGA
- a CDS encoding aspartate aminotransferase family protein, with amino-acid sequence MNKPLTAVSNLGAIDAAHHLHPFSDMKKLNAAGTKIITRAEGVHIWDSTGKQYLDAFAGLWCVNVGYGRKSIADVVHAQMLELPYYNTFFGTTTPPTTLLAQKIAEKAGPKLNRVFFSNSGSEASDTWFRMARVYWKALGHETKTQVIARKNAYHGSTVAGASLGGMKWMHEQGNLPIEGIHHINQPYWYAQGGDLTPEDFGLKVARELEEKIIELGEENVAAFVAEPIQGAGGVIVPPSTYWPEIKRICAKYQILLVADEVISGFGRLGSWFGHQHYDFEPDLAPIAKGLSSGYLPIGGVLVSDRVAEVMVNELGDFYHGYTYSGHPVAAAAALENIRIIEEEGLVERVRDDTGPYLAAALASLTDHELVGEAVSVGLMGAVQIAADKATRRRFKKPDDTGTAVRNQCVNAGVVLRATGDRMLFSPPLIISRAEIDQAVDTLRNGLDWLKDNRGEG; translated from the coding sequence ATGAACAAGCCGCTTACCGCCGTCTCCAACCTCGGTGCCATCGACGCTGCCCACCATCTTCATCCCTTCTCGGACATGAAGAAGCTGAATGCGGCCGGCACCAAGATCATCACCCGTGCGGAAGGCGTGCATATCTGGGATTCGACCGGCAAGCAGTATCTCGATGCCTTTGCCGGGCTCTGGTGCGTCAATGTCGGCTATGGCCGCAAGTCGATCGCCGATGTGGTCCACGCCCAGATGCTGGAACTGCCCTATTACAACACCTTCTTCGGCACCACGACGCCGCCGACCACGCTGCTCGCCCAGAAGATCGCCGAAAAGGCCGGTCCGAAGCTGAACCGCGTCTTCTTCTCGAACTCCGGTTCGGAAGCCTCCGACACCTGGTTCCGCATGGCGCGCGTCTACTGGAAGGCGCTCGGCCATGAGACGAAGACACAGGTCATTGCCCGCAAGAACGCCTATCATGGCTCGACCGTCGCCGGCGCCTCGCTGGGCGGCATGAAGTGGATGCACGAGCAGGGCAACCTGCCGATCGAGGGCATCCACCACATCAACCAGCCCTACTGGTATGCCCAGGGCGGCGATCTGACACCTGAGGATTTCGGCCTGAAAGTCGCCCGCGAGCTGGAAGAGAAGATCATCGAACTCGGCGAAGAGAATGTCGCCGCCTTCGTTGCCGAGCCGATCCAGGGGGCCGGCGGCGTCATCGTGCCGCCGTCTACCTACTGGCCGGAAATCAAGCGAATCTGCGCCAAGTACCAGATTCTGCTTGTCGCCGACGAAGTCATCTCTGGCTTTGGCCGTTTGGGTTCGTGGTTCGGCCACCAGCATTATGATTTCGAACCGGACCTCGCGCCGATCGCCAAGGGCCTGTCGTCTGGCTATCTGCCGATTGGCGGCGTTCTCGTCTCCGACCGCGTGGCGGAAGTCATGGTCAACGAACTCGGCGACTTCTACCACGGCTATACCTATTCCGGTCACCCGGTGGCAGCAGCTGCAGCGCTGGAAAACATCCGCATCATCGAGGAAGAAGGCTTGGTCGAGCGCGTGCGCGACGACACCGGCCCCTATCTCGCCGCAGCTCTCGCCTCGCTCACCGACCATGAGCTCGTCGGCGAAGCCGTCAGCGTCGGCCTGATGGGCGCCGTCCAGATCGCCGCCGACAAGGCCACCCGCCGCCGCTTCAAGAAGCCTGACGATACCGGGACAGCTGTCCGCAACCAATGTGTGAACGCCGGCGTCGTGCTGCGCGCCACCGGCGACCGCATGCTCTTCTCCCCGCCGCTGATCATCTCGCGCGCCGAGATCGACCAGGCGGTCGATACGTTGCGCAACGGCCTGGACTGGTTGAAGGACAATCGCGGCGAGGGGTGA
- a CDS encoding glutamine synthetase family protein: MTAPTEAADLTAADPSARIEVLLVGMNGDLRGKMIPLKAEDKVWKNTVRLPASTQSLDIWGDDNDDITKISLTLGDPDGICMPDKNSLTTLPWGPAGSKQVLATMHTLDGEPHFVCPRAILANVMKRFEEKGLTPVVATELEFYVMEPDFRETGVPMPPKALVMNGEVEGYQLYDMRATAAMEDFLDTVREYCDHMGLPADATTAEFGPGQFEVNLLHKPDAMAAADDCIYLKRVVDFAARRHGFKATCMAKPYGDHAGSGLHVHASIIDKDGKNILDAKGGDPVKLKSITAGMLKSMQDAQLIFAPFANSYRRFQPGSFAPDKIDWGFGNRGTAIRIPDKDGPAARIEHRVAGADANPHLLLAAILGGILLGLDEDLDPGQVTTPDSAPENPDMLTYDFLTAVERFRASAFIADIFGAEYQRIYGDTKRKEAMAFLRTVSSFDYQTYLPRI, translated from the coding sequence ATGACAGCACCGACCGAGGCCGCCGATCTTACCGCAGCCGACCCTTCCGCGCGCATCGAGGTGCTGCTCGTCGGCATGAATGGCGACCTGCGCGGCAAGATGATTCCGCTGAAAGCCGAGGACAAGGTCTGGAAGAACACGGTGCGCCTGCCGGCCTCGACGCAATCGCTCGACATCTGGGGCGACGACAATGACGACATTACCAAGATCTCGCTGACGCTCGGAGATCCCGATGGCATCTGCATGCCGGACAAGAACTCGCTGACGACGCTTCCCTGGGGGCCTGCCGGCTCCAAGCAGGTGCTGGCCACCATGCATACGCTCGATGGAGAGCCGCATTTCGTCTGCCCGCGCGCGATCCTCGCCAATGTGATGAAGCGCTTCGAGGAGAAGGGCCTGACGCCTGTTGTTGCCACCGAGCTTGAATTCTATGTGATGGAGCCGGATTTCCGCGAGACCGGCGTGCCGATGCCGCCGAAGGCGCTGGTCATGAATGGCGAAGTCGAGGGCTACCAGCTCTACGACATGCGTGCGACCGCCGCGATGGAAGATTTCCTCGACACGGTGCGCGAATACTGCGACCATATGGGCCTGCCGGCCGATGCGACGACCGCCGAATTCGGCCCCGGCCAGTTCGAGGTCAACCTTTTGCACAAGCCGGACGCCATGGCCGCTGCCGACGACTGCATCTACCTGAAACGCGTCGTCGATTTCGCCGCCCGCCGGCATGGTTTCAAGGCGACCTGCATGGCCAAGCCCTATGGCGATCACGCGGGTTCCGGCCTGCATGTGCATGCCTCGATCATCGACAAAGACGGCAAGAACATCCTCGACGCCAAGGGCGGCGATCCGGTGAAGCTGAAGTCGATCACCGCCGGCATGCTGAAGAGCATGCAGGATGCGCAGCTGATCTTCGCGCCCTTTGCCAATTCCTATCGCCGCTTCCAGCCGGGCTCCTTTGCGCCCGACAAGATCGACTGGGGTTTCGGCAATCGCGGCACCGCCATCCGCATTCCCGACAAGGACGGCCCCGCCGCCCGTATTGAACATCGCGTCGCCGGCGCCGATGCCAATCCGCATCTCTTGCTCGCCGCCATCCTCGGCGGCATCCTGCTTGGCCTCGACGAGGATCTTGATCCCGGCCAGGTCACGACGCCGGACAGCGCGCCTGAAAACCCCGACATGCTGACCTATGATTTCCTGACCGCCGTCGAGCGGTTCCGCGCATCCGCCTTCATCGCCGACATCTTCGGGGCCGAATATCAGCGCATCTATGGCGACACCAAGCGCAAGGAGGCCATGGCCTTCCTCAGGACCGTGTCGAGCTTCGATTACCAGACCTATCTGCCGCGCATCTGA